A stretch of Cryptococcus decagattii chromosome 7, complete sequence DNA encodes these proteins:
- a CDS encoding GTP-binding nuclear protein spi1 has protein sequence MENTATFKMVLCGDGGTVRTTFVKRHLTGEFEKKYIATLGVEVHPLTFHTNFGTICFNVWDTAGQEKFGGLRDGYYIQGQCGIIMFDVTSRITYKNVPNWHRDLERVCENIPIVLCGNKVDVKERKVKTGNVTFHRKKNLQYFEISAKSNYNFEKPFLWLARKLVGNQSLEFVAAPALAPPEVQVDQALIAKYEEELKAAANAPLPDEDDADL, from the exons ATGGAGAACACTGCTACCTTCAAGATGGTCCTGTGCGGTGACGGTGGTACTGTACGt ACCACCTTCGTCAAGCGTCATTTGACCG GCGAGTTCGAAAAGAAGTACATTG CTACTCTTGGTGTTGAAGTCCACCCTCTTACTTTCCACACCAACTTCGGCACTATTTGCTTCAATGTTTGGGACACTGCGGGTCAAGAAAAGTTCGGAGGTCTTCGTGATGGTTATTACATCCAAGGGCAATGCGGTATCATTATGTTTGACGTCACTTCTCGTATCACTTACAAAAATGTTCCTAACTGGCACCGCGACCTTGAACGAGTGTGTGAAAACATTCCTATCGTCCTCTGTGGCAACAAGGTCGATGTAAAG GAGAGGAAGGTCAAGACTGGCAACGTGACTTTCCACCGCAAGA AGAACCTTCAGTACTTCGAGATCTCTGCAAAGTCTAAT TACAACTTTGAGAAACCTTTCCTTTGGCTTGCCAGGAAACTTGTTGG CAACCAATCTCTTGAGTTTGTGGCTGCTCCTGCTCTTGCGCCCCCTGAGGTTCAGGTTGACCAGGCACTTATTGCCAAATATGAGGAGGAGCTTAAGGCTGCTGCCAATGCCCCTTTGCCTGATGAG GATGACGCCGATCTTTAG